In one window of Gouania willdenowi chromosome 8, fGouWil2.1, whole genome shotgun sequence DNA:
- the LOC114468322 gene encoding uncharacterized protein LOC114468322 isoform X1, whose protein sequence is MGDQHLSYQTFSKEKERLMGYSCRQPSLTMNTGHLSKYMLIFVALTTSVLCFLLWWMDTLEFQRIPDPAFVPQVLTSRHNLCAFRPLSPEEAVEEEFILHSIAWPETPSVTLNFSLKNTTDPSCSKFTILPKVGGGQWSIGDQLEVRIIMKDYYCHPKTSGGDALLARLRNEALDAGVSGQVVDHLNGSYTAVFPLVWEGRADVQVTLIHPSEAITVLRRLNNESLDRVFFRSVFRSGSVTETSMCNVCLRPTNMPVCNYTDIRTGEPWFCLKPKSLSCNARIIHSMGGYLPALKPLEDKLFRMMWLPILLVLGLNTPLSTSDLIEPGPRAGIVLKEQPGLLITNCRIHSQKVFVRFNPKEVFRKLWSQKPETAKLVDWAATKWPNAVLEHTEADLTHMLSQLEKFTITQAEFSNIHTREKRFVGALLMAASALGSIFSVGMSTVNAVSIATIKRQVKEVKAEIPALQRQVDQQQKTLEVIGKTLKNTITVLNTQSVALNKTINTINHLVSIMQVDYFLNQIITQLTEDLLREVTNSVENLALGRIPPYLVPLSLVQNILTTATRDRVTPIQAHLAYTLGSAIPLHVNPESREIAFLISLPVVASDNVYRLKDVVNVGTWNEDTHVQVETPSIIAYHDDNQDLYLAPNLRMCTRTKDIHYLCPSKPFIRDNTNGICGLQPMNPDNQCSAAITTRTQVTTTQAEIVGHRWLVHSPAKFATLSYDQHDTNTRVSLINQVMWITVPENAILHIDDLALFHLPPEQYQTDIEMPDFFKDLSLEISPQTLTQIQYEGTKIIDITPLDNVLKELKSTTKTPNQPLMYTWSTPDTSLAMVIILSYIVFFGVATLSFRRTKNLQDQINRCSDRLFKRKQNRFKSPAEDTPEGQDLTVLVDP, encoded by the exons TTTCAGAGAATTCCTGATCCAGCCTTCGTCCCACAAGTTTTGACAAGCAGACACAATTTATGTGCATTTCGCCCTCTCTCTCCGGAAGAGGCTGTTGAAGAAGAGTTCATACTCCACTCCATTGCTTGGCCAGAAACACCATCTGTAACTTTgaatttctctttaaaaaatacCACTGATCCATCATGCAGCAAGTTCACCATCCTTCCAAAGGTGGGAGGAGGACAGTGGTCCATAGGGGATCAGCTGGAGGTCAGAATCATAATGAAAGATTACTACTGCCATCCCAAGACCTCAGGAGGAGACGCCCTCCTGGCTCGTCTGCGGAACGAAGCTTTAGACGCAGGTGTGAGTGGGCAGGTGGTGGATCATCTGAATGGGAGCTACACCGCTGTGTTCCCCTTAGTCTGGGAGGGAAGAGCAGACGTTCAG GTGACTCTAATTCATCCCAGTGAGGCCATCACAGTGCTGAGAAGGCTGAACAATGAAAGCCTTGATAGAGTTTTTTTCCGTAGTGTATTCCGCTCAGGCTCAGTCACAGAAACTTCCATGTGCAATGTATGCCTGCGTCCAACAAACATGCCAGTGTGCAATTACACTGATATCCGCACAGGTGAGCCCTGGTTCTGCCTAAAGCCCAAGAGCCTGAGCTGTAATGCCAGGATTATTCACTCAATGGGTGGATATCTTCCTGCCCTTAAACCTCTGGAGGACAAGCTTTTTAG AATGATGTGGCTGCCGATCCTCCTGGTTCTGGGCCTAAACACCCCCCTCTCTACATCGGACCTGATAGAACCTGGTCCCAGAGCAGGCATCGTCCTGAAAGAACAGCCAGGACTTCTCATCACGAATTGCCGTATACACAGCCAGAAGGTGTTCGTCAGATTCAACCCAAAAGAGGTATTCCGCAAGTTGTGGTCCCAGAAACCCGAGACAGCCAAGCTTGTCGACTGGGCAGCAACTAAATGGCCCAATGCAGTCCTCGAACATACGGAGGCAGACCTTACTCACATGTTATCCCAACTCGAGAAATTTACCATCACACAAGCCGAGTTTTCTAACATCCACACTAGAGAGAAACGTTTTGTCGGAGCCTTACTAATGGCCGCCTCTGCGTTAGGCTCGATTTTTAGTGTAGGAATGTCCACGGTAAATGCGGTGAGCATAGCGACAATAAAACGCCAGGTCAAGGAAGTCAAAGCAGAGATACCAGCTTTACAACGTCAAGTAGACCAACAGCAGAAAACCTTAGAGGTTATTGGCAAAACCCTTAAAAACACCATTACAGTCCTCAACACCCAATCGGTGGCCCTGAACAAAACTATCAACACGATAAACCACCTGGTTAGCATAATGCAAGTAGATTACTTTCTCAACCAAATTATCACGCAACTAACGGAAGACCTATTACGAGAAGTTACCAACTCAGTCGAGAACCTAGCTCTCGGTAGAATTCCCCCATATCTTGTACCATTATCGCTAGTACAAAACATCCTAACAACCGCTACCAGGGATCGAGTCACTCCAATACAGGCACACCTAGCCTACACCCTGGGCAGCGCCATTCCCTTACACGTAAACCCTGAAAGCCGAGAGATAGCTTTCCTAATTAGCCTACCCGTTGTCGCATCCGATAACGTCTACCGCCTCAAAGACGTCGTTAACGTAGGAACTTGGAACGAAGACACTCACGTGCAGGTTGAAACGCCTTCGATCATTGCGTATCATGACGACAATCAGGACCTATACTTAGCTCCTAATTTACGCATGTGTACTCGCACCAAAGACATCCACTATCTCTGTCCAAGTAAACCTTTCATTCGGGACAACACTAACGGTATCTGTGGTCTCCAACCCATGAACCCCGATAACCAATGTTCTGCAGCAATAACCACCCGAACTCAAGTAACCACGACCCAAGCTGAAATAGTGGGCCATCGCTGGTTGGTTCATAGTCCTGCCAAATTTGCTACTCTGTCTTACGACCAGCATGACACAAACACTCGCGTATCCCTCATCAACCAAGTCATGTGGATTACGGTACCTGAGAATGCCATCCTACACATTGACGACCTCGCCTTGTTCCATTTACCTCCCGAGCAATATCAAACAGACATCGAAATGCCGGATTTCTTTAAAGACCTATCTCTAGAAATCAGCCCACAAACTTTAACCCAGATCCAATATGAAGGGACTAAAATTATCGACATCACCCCTCTCGATAATGTCCTTAAGGAACTAAAATCTACTACAAAAACTCCTAACCAACCTCTAATGTACACCTGGTCTACCCCAGACACCTCCCTAGCTATGGTAATTATTCTCAGTTACATAGTTTTCTTTGGCGTTGCCACCTTGTCCTTTAGACGCACCAAAAATTTACAAGACCAAATAAATCGTTGCTCCGATCGCCTATTTAAACGCAAACAAAACAGATTCAAGAGTCCCGCCGAGGACACACCCGAGGGTCAGGACTTAACCGTGCTGGTTGATCCGTAA
- the LOC114468322 gene encoding uncharacterized protein LOC114468322 isoform X2, producing MGDQHLSYQTFSKEKERLMGYSCRQPSLTMNTGHLSKYMLIFVALTTSVLCFLLWWMDTLERIPDPAFVPQVLTSRHNLCAFRPLSPEEAVEEEFILHSIAWPETPSVTLNFSLKNTTDPSCSKFTILPKVGGGQWSIGDQLEVRIIMKDYYCHPKTSGGDALLARLRNEALDAGVSGQVVDHLNGSYTAVFPLVWEGRADVQVTLIHPSEAITVLRRLNNESLDRVFFRSVFRSGSVTETSMCNVCLRPTNMPVCNYTDIRTGEPWFCLKPKSLSCNARIIHSMGGYLPALKPLEDKLFRMMWLPILLVLGLNTPLSTSDLIEPGPRAGIVLKEQPGLLITNCRIHSQKVFVRFNPKEVFRKLWSQKPETAKLVDWAATKWPNAVLEHTEADLTHMLSQLEKFTITQAEFSNIHTREKRFVGALLMAASALGSIFSVGMSTVNAVSIATIKRQVKEVKAEIPALQRQVDQQQKTLEVIGKTLKNTITVLNTQSVALNKTINTINHLVSIMQVDYFLNQIITQLTEDLLREVTNSVENLALGRIPPYLVPLSLVQNILTTATRDRVTPIQAHLAYTLGSAIPLHVNPESREIAFLISLPVVASDNVYRLKDVVNVGTWNEDTHVQVETPSIIAYHDDNQDLYLAPNLRMCTRTKDIHYLCPSKPFIRDNTNGICGLQPMNPDNQCSAAITTRTQVTTTQAEIVGHRWLVHSPAKFATLSYDQHDTNTRVSLINQVMWITVPENAILHIDDLALFHLPPEQYQTDIEMPDFFKDLSLEISPQTLTQIQYEGTKIIDITPLDNVLKELKSTTKTPNQPLMYTWSTPDTSLAMVIILSYIVFFGVATLSFRRTKNLQDQINRCSDRLFKRKQNRFKSPAEDTPEGQDLTVLVDP from the exons AGAATTCCTGATCCAGCCTTCGTCCCACAAGTTTTGACAAGCAGACACAATTTATGTGCATTTCGCCCTCTCTCTCCGGAAGAGGCTGTTGAAGAAGAGTTCATACTCCACTCCATTGCTTGGCCAGAAACACCATCTGTAACTTTgaatttctctttaaaaaatacCACTGATCCATCATGCAGCAAGTTCACCATCCTTCCAAAGGTGGGAGGAGGACAGTGGTCCATAGGGGATCAGCTGGAGGTCAGAATCATAATGAAAGATTACTACTGCCATCCCAAGACCTCAGGAGGAGACGCCCTCCTGGCTCGTCTGCGGAACGAAGCTTTAGACGCAGGTGTGAGTGGGCAGGTGGTGGATCATCTGAATGGGAGCTACACCGCTGTGTTCCCCTTAGTCTGGGAGGGAAGAGCAGACGTTCAG GTGACTCTAATTCATCCCAGTGAGGCCATCACAGTGCTGAGAAGGCTGAACAATGAAAGCCTTGATAGAGTTTTTTTCCGTAGTGTATTCCGCTCAGGCTCAGTCACAGAAACTTCCATGTGCAATGTATGCCTGCGTCCAACAAACATGCCAGTGTGCAATTACACTGATATCCGCACAGGTGAGCCCTGGTTCTGCCTAAAGCCCAAGAGCCTGAGCTGTAATGCCAGGATTATTCACTCAATGGGTGGATATCTTCCTGCCCTTAAACCTCTGGAGGACAAGCTTTTTAG AATGATGTGGCTGCCGATCCTCCTGGTTCTGGGCCTAAACACCCCCCTCTCTACATCGGACCTGATAGAACCTGGTCCCAGAGCAGGCATCGTCCTGAAAGAACAGCCAGGACTTCTCATCACGAATTGCCGTATACACAGCCAGAAGGTGTTCGTCAGATTCAACCCAAAAGAGGTATTCCGCAAGTTGTGGTCCCAGAAACCCGAGACAGCCAAGCTTGTCGACTGGGCAGCAACTAAATGGCCCAATGCAGTCCTCGAACATACGGAGGCAGACCTTACTCACATGTTATCCCAACTCGAGAAATTTACCATCACACAAGCCGAGTTTTCTAACATCCACACTAGAGAGAAACGTTTTGTCGGAGCCTTACTAATGGCCGCCTCTGCGTTAGGCTCGATTTTTAGTGTAGGAATGTCCACGGTAAATGCGGTGAGCATAGCGACAATAAAACGCCAGGTCAAGGAAGTCAAAGCAGAGATACCAGCTTTACAACGTCAAGTAGACCAACAGCAGAAAACCTTAGAGGTTATTGGCAAAACCCTTAAAAACACCATTACAGTCCTCAACACCCAATCGGTGGCCCTGAACAAAACTATCAACACGATAAACCACCTGGTTAGCATAATGCAAGTAGATTACTTTCTCAACCAAATTATCACGCAACTAACGGAAGACCTATTACGAGAAGTTACCAACTCAGTCGAGAACCTAGCTCTCGGTAGAATTCCCCCATATCTTGTACCATTATCGCTAGTACAAAACATCCTAACAACCGCTACCAGGGATCGAGTCACTCCAATACAGGCACACCTAGCCTACACCCTGGGCAGCGCCATTCCCTTACACGTAAACCCTGAAAGCCGAGAGATAGCTTTCCTAATTAGCCTACCCGTTGTCGCATCCGATAACGTCTACCGCCTCAAAGACGTCGTTAACGTAGGAACTTGGAACGAAGACACTCACGTGCAGGTTGAAACGCCTTCGATCATTGCGTATCATGACGACAATCAGGACCTATACTTAGCTCCTAATTTACGCATGTGTACTCGCACCAAAGACATCCACTATCTCTGTCCAAGTAAACCTTTCATTCGGGACAACACTAACGGTATCTGTGGTCTCCAACCCATGAACCCCGATAACCAATGTTCTGCAGCAATAACCACCCGAACTCAAGTAACCACGACCCAAGCTGAAATAGTGGGCCATCGCTGGTTGGTTCATAGTCCTGCCAAATTTGCTACTCTGTCTTACGACCAGCATGACACAAACACTCGCGTATCCCTCATCAACCAAGTCATGTGGATTACGGTACCTGAGAATGCCATCCTACACATTGACGACCTCGCCTTGTTCCATTTACCTCCCGAGCAATATCAAACAGACATCGAAATGCCGGATTTCTTTAAAGACCTATCTCTAGAAATCAGCCCACAAACTTTAACCCAGATCCAATATGAAGGGACTAAAATTATCGACATCACCCCTCTCGATAATGTCCTTAAGGAACTAAAATCTACTACAAAAACTCCTAACCAACCTCTAATGTACACCTGGTCTACCCCAGACACCTCCCTAGCTATGGTAATTATTCTCAGTTACATAGTTTTCTTTGGCGTTGCCACCTTGTCCTTTAGACGCACCAAAAATTTACAAGACCAAATAAATCGTTGCTCCGATCGCCTATTTAAACGCAAACAAAACAGATTCAAGAGTCCCGCCGAGGACACACCCGAGGGTCAGGACTTAACCGTGCTGGTTGATCCGTAA
- the LOC114468322 gene encoding uncharacterized protein LOC114468322 isoform X3, whose translation MGDQHLSYQTFSKEKERLMGYSCRQPSLTMNTGHLSKYMLIFVALTTSVLCFLLWWMDTLEVTLIHPSEAITVLRRLNNESLDRVFFRSVFRSGSVTETSMCNVCLRPTNMPVCNYTDIRTGEPWFCLKPKSLSCNARIIHSMGGYLPALKPLEDKLFRMMWLPILLVLGLNTPLSTSDLIEPGPRAGIVLKEQPGLLITNCRIHSQKVFVRFNPKEVFRKLWSQKPETAKLVDWAATKWPNAVLEHTEADLTHMLSQLEKFTITQAEFSNIHTREKRFVGALLMAASALGSIFSVGMSTVNAVSIATIKRQVKEVKAEIPALQRQVDQQQKTLEVIGKTLKNTITVLNTQSVALNKTINTINHLVSIMQVDYFLNQIITQLTEDLLREVTNSVENLALGRIPPYLVPLSLVQNILTTATRDRVTPIQAHLAYTLGSAIPLHVNPESREIAFLISLPVVASDNVYRLKDVVNVGTWNEDTHVQVETPSIIAYHDDNQDLYLAPNLRMCTRTKDIHYLCPSKPFIRDNTNGICGLQPMNPDNQCSAAITTRTQVTTTQAEIVGHRWLVHSPAKFATLSYDQHDTNTRVSLINQVMWITVPENAILHIDDLALFHLPPEQYQTDIEMPDFFKDLSLEISPQTLTQIQYEGTKIIDITPLDNVLKELKSTTKTPNQPLMYTWSTPDTSLAMVIILSYIVFFGVATLSFRRTKNLQDQINRCSDRLFKRKQNRFKSPAEDTPEGQDLTVLVDP comes from the exons GTGACTCTAATTCATCCCAGTGAGGCCATCACAGTGCTGAGAAGGCTGAACAATGAAAGCCTTGATAGAGTTTTTTTCCGTAGTGTATTCCGCTCAGGCTCAGTCACAGAAACTTCCATGTGCAATGTATGCCTGCGTCCAACAAACATGCCAGTGTGCAATTACACTGATATCCGCACAGGTGAGCCCTGGTTCTGCCTAAAGCCCAAGAGCCTGAGCTGTAATGCCAGGATTATTCACTCAATGGGTGGATATCTTCCTGCCCTTAAACCTCTGGAGGACAAGCTTTTTAG AATGATGTGGCTGCCGATCCTCCTGGTTCTGGGCCTAAACACCCCCCTCTCTACATCGGACCTGATAGAACCTGGTCCCAGAGCAGGCATCGTCCTGAAAGAACAGCCAGGACTTCTCATCACGAATTGCCGTATACACAGCCAGAAGGTGTTCGTCAGATTCAACCCAAAAGAGGTATTCCGCAAGTTGTGGTCCCAGAAACCCGAGACAGCCAAGCTTGTCGACTGGGCAGCAACTAAATGGCCCAATGCAGTCCTCGAACATACGGAGGCAGACCTTACTCACATGTTATCCCAACTCGAGAAATTTACCATCACACAAGCCGAGTTTTCTAACATCCACACTAGAGAGAAACGTTTTGTCGGAGCCTTACTAATGGCCGCCTCTGCGTTAGGCTCGATTTTTAGTGTAGGAATGTCCACGGTAAATGCGGTGAGCATAGCGACAATAAAACGCCAGGTCAAGGAAGTCAAAGCAGAGATACCAGCTTTACAACGTCAAGTAGACCAACAGCAGAAAACCTTAGAGGTTATTGGCAAAACCCTTAAAAACACCATTACAGTCCTCAACACCCAATCGGTGGCCCTGAACAAAACTATCAACACGATAAACCACCTGGTTAGCATAATGCAAGTAGATTACTTTCTCAACCAAATTATCACGCAACTAACGGAAGACCTATTACGAGAAGTTACCAACTCAGTCGAGAACCTAGCTCTCGGTAGAATTCCCCCATATCTTGTACCATTATCGCTAGTACAAAACATCCTAACAACCGCTACCAGGGATCGAGTCACTCCAATACAGGCACACCTAGCCTACACCCTGGGCAGCGCCATTCCCTTACACGTAAACCCTGAAAGCCGAGAGATAGCTTTCCTAATTAGCCTACCCGTTGTCGCATCCGATAACGTCTACCGCCTCAAAGACGTCGTTAACGTAGGAACTTGGAACGAAGACACTCACGTGCAGGTTGAAACGCCTTCGATCATTGCGTATCATGACGACAATCAGGACCTATACTTAGCTCCTAATTTACGCATGTGTACTCGCACCAAAGACATCCACTATCTCTGTCCAAGTAAACCTTTCATTCGGGACAACACTAACGGTATCTGTGGTCTCCAACCCATGAACCCCGATAACCAATGTTCTGCAGCAATAACCACCCGAACTCAAGTAACCACGACCCAAGCTGAAATAGTGGGCCATCGCTGGTTGGTTCATAGTCCTGCCAAATTTGCTACTCTGTCTTACGACCAGCATGACACAAACACTCGCGTATCCCTCATCAACCAAGTCATGTGGATTACGGTACCTGAGAATGCCATCCTACACATTGACGACCTCGCCTTGTTCCATTTACCTCCCGAGCAATATCAAACAGACATCGAAATGCCGGATTTCTTTAAAGACCTATCTCTAGAAATCAGCCCACAAACTTTAACCCAGATCCAATATGAAGGGACTAAAATTATCGACATCACCCCTCTCGATAATGTCCTTAAGGAACTAAAATCTACTACAAAAACTCCTAACCAACCTCTAATGTACACCTGGTCTACCCCAGACACCTCCCTAGCTATGGTAATTATTCTCAGTTACATAGTTTTCTTTGGCGTTGCCACCTTGTCCTTTAGACGCACCAAAAATTTACAAGACCAAATAAATCGTTGCTCCGATCGCCTATTTAAACGCAAACAAAACAGATTCAAGAGTCCCGCCGAGGACACACCCGAGGGTCAGGACTTAACCGTGCTGGTTGATCCGTAA